In Kitasatospora sp. NA04385, a single genomic region encodes these proteins:
- a CDS encoding sensor histidine kinase, producing the protein MSTLERWTRWPAGDVPIRERSSWARTTLSLFGRTAMLAAVLFGTFAEHRYTGWRVLPPIGWIVAAAALFTGWHYTCRARRLWPVLGCAAGLLATAGLAHEGGADTLASMIWCGLAVLAVIRLPLVAGLPTAGAALVGYGLGSGDSLLVMLTVAGGMGLLGYLLRLDSQARSAQRALLAQERAAQAARAESAALAERARIAREIHDVLAHSLSAQLVHLEAARLMLDAGAERSEVRERVVAARRMAQDGLAGTRQALSALRGEFAPVAEFLAELAAGAGAELTVDGVPRPLPAEAGLAVRRVAQEALTNARKHAPGGRVEVRLAYREGEVELRVRNSAAPRGAHPVLGDSGSGYGLLGMRERAELLGGELLAGPEDGGWRVLLRVPA; encoded by the coding sequence GTGAGCACACTGGAACGCTGGACCCGGTGGCCCGCCGGCGACGTCCCGATCCGGGAGCGCAGCTCGTGGGCCCGGACCACGCTCTCCCTGTTCGGCCGGACCGCGATGCTGGCCGCCGTGCTGTTCGGCACCTTCGCCGAGCACCGCTACACCGGCTGGCGGGTGCTGCCGCCGATCGGCTGGATCGTCGCCGCGGCCGCCCTGTTCACCGGCTGGCACTACACCTGCCGGGCCCGGCGGCTGTGGCCGGTGCTCGGCTGCGCCGCCGGGCTGCTGGCCACCGCCGGACTGGCCCACGAGGGCGGGGCCGACACCCTGGCCTCGATGATCTGGTGCGGGCTGGCGGTGCTCGCGGTGATCCGGCTGCCGCTGGTCGCCGGGCTGCCCACCGCCGGTGCGGCGCTGGTCGGTTACGGCCTGGGGTCGGGCGACTCGCTGCTGGTGATGCTGACCGTCGCGGGCGGCATGGGCCTGCTCGGCTACCTGCTGCGGCTGGACAGCCAGGCCCGCTCCGCGCAGCGCGCCCTGCTCGCCCAGGAGCGGGCCGCGCAGGCCGCGCGGGCCGAGAGCGCGGCGCTCGCCGAACGGGCCAGGATCGCCCGGGAGATCCACGACGTGCTGGCGCACAGCCTCTCCGCGCAGCTGGTGCACCTGGAGGCGGCCCGGCTGATGCTGGACGCCGGGGCGGAGCGCTCCGAGGTCCGCGAACGGGTGGTCGCCGCCCGGCGGATGGCCCAGGACGGCCTGGCCGGGACCCGGCAGGCGCTGTCCGCGCTGCGCGGCGAGTTCGCCCCCGTCGCCGAGTTCCTGGCCGAGCTGGCCGCCGGGGCCGGGGCCGAGCTGACCGTGGACGGGGTGCCCCGGCCGCTGCCCGCCGAGGCCGGGCTGGCCGTGCGCCGGGTCGCCCAGGAGGCGCTGACCAACGCCCGCAAGCACGCGCCCGGCGGCCGGGTGGAGGTCCGGCTCGCCTACCGGGAGGGGGAGGTGGAGCTGCGGGTGCGCAACTCCGCCGCCCCGCGCGGGGCGCACCCGGTGCTCGGCGACAGCGGGAGCGGGTACGGTCTGCTCGGGATGCGCGAACGCGCGGAACTGCTCGGCGGCGAACTGCTGGCGGGCCCCGAGGACGGAGGGTGGCGCGTGCTGCTGCGGGTGCCGGCGTGA
- a CDS encoding response regulator transcription factor gives MTDGPIRVVVADDQTVVREGIVMLLGLLPGITVVGSAPDGEEALRLVAEHAPDVVLMDLRMPRCDGVEATRRIRAEHPGTEVVVLTTYADDDSLFSALQAGARGFLTKDAGAEEIARAVSDVRSGAAGLSPQVQLRLLERLSGAPHPGAPVAAAAQSAPQPAAPAAPPPRPRPGPAQRPPLPDGLTQREAEVLALIAAGLSNAEIAERLFVSPATVKTHINNLFAKTAVRDRAQAVAYAFKHGISDGS, from the coding sequence GTGACGGACGGACCGATCCGGGTGGTGGTCGCCGACGACCAGACCGTGGTGCGGGAGGGGATCGTGATGCTGCTCGGCCTGCTGCCGGGCATCACCGTGGTCGGCTCCGCGCCGGACGGCGAGGAGGCGCTGCGGCTGGTCGCCGAGCACGCCCCCGACGTGGTGCTGATGGACCTGCGGATGCCGCGCTGCGACGGGGTGGAGGCCACCCGCCGGATCCGCGCCGAGCACCCCGGCACCGAGGTGGTGGTGCTCACCACCTACGCCGACGACGACTCGCTGTTCTCCGCGCTGCAGGCCGGCGCGCGCGGCTTCCTCACCAAGGACGCCGGCGCGGAGGAGATCGCCCGCGCCGTCTCCGACGTCCGCTCGGGCGCGGCCGGGCTCTCCCCGCAGGTCCAACTGCGGCTGCTGGAGCGGCTGTCGGGCGCACCGCACCCCGGGGCGCCGGTCGCCGCCGCGGCGCAGTCGGCACCGCAGCCCGCGGCACCGGCCGCACCCCCGCCCCGACCTCGGCCCGGACCGGCCCAACGGCCGCCGCTGCCGGACGGGTTGACCCAGCGGGAGGCCGAGGTGCTGGCGCTGATCGCCGCCGGGCTGTCCAACGCGGAGATCGCGGAAAGGTTGTTCGTCAGCCCCGCAACGGTGAAAACGCATATCAACAACCTTTTCGCCAAGACGGCGGTGCGGGATCGCGCGCAGGCCGTGGCGTACGCCTTCAAGCATGGAATTTCCGACGGTTCGTAG
- a CDS encoding DUF485 domain-containing protein — MAQQERIDWWAAAASRPRAVARRRTAEPAPPEERAGREVYRSVQDSEAFREIRHGYRSFVFPASAGFLAWYLLFVAAQAFAPGLMSRQVAGPLNLAWLLGLGQFASTFLLTWLYARNARTKRDRAALELRWDTQDQLR; from the coding sequence GTGGCACAGCAGGAGAGAATCGACTGGTGGGCCGCGGCCGCCTCCCGGCCCCGGGCGGTGGCGCGGCGGCGGACCGCGGAGCCGGCGCCGCCGGAGGAGCGGGCCGGGCGGGAGGTCTACCGCAGCGTCCAGGACAGCGAGGCCTTCCGGGAGATCCGGCACGGCTACCGCTCGTTCGTGTTCCCGGCCAGCGCCGGGTTCCTGGCCTGGTACCTGCTGTTCGTCGCGGCCCAGGCGTTCGCGCCGGGCCTGATGAGCCGTCAGGTCGCCGGGCCGCTCAACCTGGCCTGGCTGCTCGGCCTCGGCCAGTTCGCCTCCACCTTCCTGCTCACCTGGCTCTACGCCCGCAACGCCCGCACCAAGCGCGACCGAGCCGCACTCGAACTGCGCTGGGACACCCAGGACCAACTGCGATGA
- a CDS encoding cation acetate symporter has protein sequence MTPHPSHGLAVALFAVVVAVTLTITVWVGRRGHAAEDFYAGGRDFSPLQNGFALSGDYLSAASFLGVTGLIALYGYDGVLYSIGFLVAWLVVLMLVSELVRNAGRYTLADVLALRMRQRPVRAAAGLASMVVTLMYLIAQMVGAGSLVALLLGTDSGAAKTWTIVGVGGLMIVYVTVGGMRATTWIQIVKAFLLVAGSVLLTVLVLARFHGDLGALMHSAAQHSGVGDKYLQPGLKYGASPTSRLDFFSLGLALVLGTAGLPHILSRFYTVPTARAARRSTMWAIGLIGCFYLMAIVLGLGAGAVVGAKAVRAANPAGNTAVPLLALDLGGGPDSTWGLLLFAVISAIAFATILAVVAGLTLASSAAFAHDLYARAWRRPEERQVSEREEVIAARISAVVIGGLAIVLSLFAQKLNVAFLVGLAFAVAASANLPTLLYSLFWKRFTTRGAVWSVYGGLVPAVLLVLFSPVVSGTKASMLTGVDFHWFPLENPGLVSIPLGFLAGWLGTVTDRERADEDGFAELEVRALTGAGAA, from the coding sequence ATGACCCCACACCCCAGCCACGGCCTCGCGGTGGCGCTGTTCGCCGTCGTCGTCGCCGTCACCCTGACCATCACCGTCTGGGTCGGCCGCCGCGGCCACGCCGCGGAGGACTTCTACGCCGGCGGCCGCGACTTCTCGCCGCTGCAGAACGGCTTCGCCCTCTCCGGCGACTACCTGTCGGCCGCCTCCTTCCTCGGCGTCACCGGCCTGATCGCGCTCTACGGCTACGACGGCGTGCTCTACAGCATCGGCTTCCTGGTCGCCTGGCTGGTCGTGCTGATGCTGGTCTCCGAACTCGTCCGCAACGCCGGCCGCTACACCCTGGCCGACGTGCTGGCGCTGCGGATGCGCCAGCGGCCGGTGCGCGCCGCGGCCGGCCTGGCCTCGATGGTCGTCACGCTGATGTACCTGATCGCGCAGATGGTCGGCGCGGGCAGCCTGGTCGCCCTGCTGCTCGGCACCGACAGCGGCGCCGCCAAGACCTGGACGATCGTCGGCGTCGGCGGCCTGATGATCGTCTACGTGACGGTCGGCGGGATGCGCGCCACCACCTGGATCCAGATCGTCAAGGCCTTCCTGCTGGTGGCCGGTTCGGTGCTGCTCACGGTGCTGGTGCTGGCCCGCTTCCACGGCGACCTCGGGGCGCTGATGCACTCCGCCGCGCAGCACAGCGGCGTCGGCGACAAGTACCTGCAGCCCGGCCTCAAGTACGGTGCCAGCCCGACCAGTCGGCTCGACTTCTTCAGCCTCGGCCTGGCGCTGGTGCTCGGCACCGCGGGCCTGCCGCACATCCTCAGCCGCTTCTACACCGTGCCCACGGCGCGGGCCGCCCGGCGCTCCACGATGTGGGCGATCGGCCTGATCGGCTGCTTCTACCTGATGGCGATCGTGCTCGGCCTCGGGGCCGGCGCGGTGGTCGGCGCCAAGGCGGTCAGGGCCGCGAACCCGGCCGGCAACACGGCCGTCCCGCTGCTCGCCCTGGACCTCGGCGGCGGCCCGGACTCCACCTGGGGCCTGCTGCTGTTCGCGGTGATCTCCGCGATCGCCTTCGCCACCATCCTCGCCGTGGTGGCCGGCCTCACCCTGGCCTCCTCCGCGGCCTTCGCCCACGACCTGTACGCGCGGGCCTGGCGGCGCCCCGAGGAGCGGCAGGTCTCCGAGCGCGAGGAGGTGATCGCGGCCCGGATCTCCGCCGTGGTGATCGGCGGCCTGGCGATCGTGCTCAGCCTGTTCGCGCAGAAGCTGAACGTCGCCTTCCTGGTCGGCCTGGCCTTCGCAGTGGCCGCCTCGGCGAACCTGCCGACGCTGCTGTACTCGCTGTTCTGGAAGCGGTTCACCACCCGCGGCGCGGTCTGGTCGGTGTACGGCGGCCTCGTCCCGGCGGTGCTGCTGGTGCTGTTCTCGCCGGTGGTCTCCGGCACGAAGGCCTCCATGCTGACCGGCGTCGACTTCCACTGGTTCCCGCTGGAGAACCCGGGCCTGGTCTCCATCCCGCTCGGCTTCCTGGCCGGCTGGCTGGGCACCGTCACCGACCGGGAGCGCGCGGACGAGGACGGCTTCGCGGAGCTGGAGGTACGGGCCCTGACGGGCGCGGGGGCGGCCTAG
- a CDS encoding ATP-binding protein: protein MRRKAQRADGGDAPDVRTGHAGGRPARPRCVLLLEDEPRPAALSRALVGEVLAEHYGARRHGAAPGGVGPADEVALLVCELVANAVRHGGGPVEIVLEPGTDRLRIEVADRTALLAPVERPHRPDLPGGHGLRIVAEVADRWGTVPRGAGKAVWIEIDAARLSGPGTAPRPGSVGPDLA from the coding sequence ATGCGGCGGAAGGCACAGCGGGCGGACGGTGGCGACGCCCCGGACGTCCGCACCGGGCACGCGGGGGGACGGCCGGCCCGGCCGCGGTGCGTGCTGCTGCTGGAGGACGAGCCGCGGCCCGCGGCCCTGTCCCGGGCGCTGGTCGGCGAGGTGCTCGCCGAGCACTACGGGGCCCGCCGGCACGGGGCCGCCCCCGGCGGGGTCGGTCCGGCGGACGAAGTGGCCCTGCTGGTCTGCGAGCTGGTCGCGAACGCCGTGCGCCACGGCGGCGGCCCGGTGGAGATCGTCCTCGAACCGGGGACCGACCGGCTGCGGATCGAGGTCGCCGACCGCACGGCGCTGCTGGCCCCGGTCGAGCGCCCGCACCGGCCGGACCTCCCGGGCGGCCACGGCCTGCGGATCGTCGCGGAGGTCGCCGACCGCTGGGGCACCGTCCCGCGCGGGGCGGGCAAAGCGGTCTGGATCGAGATCGACGCCGCCCGGCTGTCCGGCCCCGGCACCGCGCCCCGGCCGGGGTCAGTCGGCCCGGACCTCGCCTAG
- a CDS encoding response regulator, giving the protein MAEGLVLVVEDSEEDVEAMSRALGRSHPLVRLEFAERAETVQERLLDPAAERPRLVLLDLNLPGYGGHDLLAALRARPELAGLPVVVFTSSTAPAEVDACYAAGADSYIFKPLNFELFRTVLGNTVDFWLGEVRAD; this is encoded by the coding sequence ATGGCCGAAGGGCTCGTGCTCGTGGTCGAGGACTCCGAGGAGGACGTGGAGGCGATGTCGCGGGCCCTGGGCCGCTCGCACCCGCTGGTGCGCCTGGAGTTCGCCGAGCGGGCGGAGACCGTCCAGGAGCGGCTGCTCGACCCGGCGGCCGAGCGGCCGCGGCTGGTCCTGCTCGACCTCAACCTGCCCGGCTACGGCGGCCACGACCTGCTCGCGGCGCTGCGGGCCCGTCCGGAGCTGGCCGGGCTGCCGGTGGTGGTCTTCACCTCCTCCACCGCTCCCGCCGAGGTGGACGCCTGCTACGCGGCGGGGGCGGACAGCTACATCTTCAAGCCGCTGAACTTCGAGCTGTTCCGCACCGTCCTGGGGAACACCGTCGACTTCTGGCTAGGCGAGGTCCGGGCCGACTGA
- a CDS encoding PP2C family protein-serine/threonine phosphatase encodes MTSQQVPDGRAGGAARGGAAPAPRPSGRAADGGWTAGLHRLWRSAQTSTDVTDLSAELYDLLLDQPGVAVVSGTRFTSSGTALYTRSSTRPGEVPERLLLPAGDAWAGRPAPEPGLVRRFALGSEQARGRPEYGTWRAAGAVRITECPLPLEDGGWAVLSVGLAAGRPAPPRLGTRLTQVSDVVAACNDRIVQERANARLQARDALLAEASLQMDASLDVEETLQRVARMTVPAIAEGCLVHLHRPEGLVLVASAHLAAGVQRRFTAAGGDLGWTDDLLSKLSSLREGTVLTGDELAGTPFGPSSGAAARAVTVNPLRARGRLLGTVTFVYEREPARVPPPLFLADLALRAALAIDNATLYEERRQNVASLQQHLLPAVLPTVPGVELAAAYEVGDAALEVGGDFYDAVPGRRSLSLLVGDVCGRGAEAAALTGLARHTLRTLLEDDLAPAAALTRLNCALRTANSRKFVTGVVLSLTPAADGAFEARIANAGHPQALVLRADGTVAPLGGTGGLLLGVLDDYQLAESTDVLRPGDTAVLLTDGITESRSPDGAFFEDRLAAALGGLAGLPPEGVVTGLARAAIGFGRGSADDMAVLAMRVAPGVRPGGDGEGNVA; translated from the coding sequence GTGACGAGCCAGCAGGTTCCCGACGGGCGGGCGGGCGGCGCCGCCCGGGGCGGCGCCGCTCCCGCGCCGCGCCCGTCCGGACGGGCGGCGGACGGCGGCTGGACGGCCGGTCTGCACCGGCTGTGGCGCTCCGCCCAGACCTCGACCGACGTGACGGACCTCTCCGCCGAGCTGTACGACCTGCTGCTGGACCAGCCGGGCGTGGCCGTCGTGTCGGGAACCAGGTTCACGTCGTCCGGCACGGCCCTGTACACGCGTTCCAGCACCCGCCCCGGGGAGGTCCCGGAGCGGCTGCTGCTGCCCGCCGGGGACGCCTGGGCGGGCCGTCCGGCCCCGGAGCCCGGCCTGGTCCGGCGGTTCGCCCTGGGTTCCGAGCAGGCGCGCGGCCGTCCCGAGTACGGGACGTGGCGGGCGGCCGGGGCGGTGCGGATCACCGAGTGCCCGCTGCCGCTGGAGGACGGCGGCTGGGCCGTGCTGTCCGTCGGCCTGGCCGCGGGCCGACCGGCCCCGCCGCGGCTCGGCACCCGGCTCACCCAGGTGTCCGACGTGGTGGCCGCCTGCAACGACCGGATCGTCCAGGAGCGGGCGAACGCCCGGCTGCAGGCCCGGGACGCGCTGCTCGCGGAGGCCTCGCTGCAGATGGACGCCTCGCTGGACGTCGAGGAGACCCTCCAGCGGGTGGCCCGGATGACGGTGCCCGCGATCGCCGAGGGCTGTCTGGTCCACCTGCACCGGCCCGAAGGGCTCGTGCTGGTCGCGTCCGCGCACCTGGCGGCTGGCGTCCAGCGGCGGTTCACCGCCGCCGGCGGCGACCTGGGCTGGACGGACGACCTCCTGTCGAAGCTGTCCTCGCTGCGCGAGGGCACCGTCCTGACCGGTGACGAACTGGCGGGCACGCCGTTCGGCCCGTCCTCCGGAGCGGCCGCCCGGGCGGTCACGGTGAACCCGCTGCGGGCCCGCGGCCGGCTGCTGGGCACCGTGACCTTCGTCTACGAGCGCGAGCCCGCCCGCGTCCCGCCGCCGCTGTTCCTGGCCGACCTCGCGCTGCGGGCCGCGCTGGCGATCGACAACGCGACGCTGTACGAGGAGCGGCGGCAGAACGTGGCGTCGCTGCAGCAGCACCTGCTGCCGGCCGTCCTGCCCACCGTGCCCGGCGTGGAACTGGCCGCCGCCTACGAGGTCGGCGACGCGGCCCTGGAGGTCGGCGGCGACTTCTACGACGCCGTCCCCGGCCGGCGCTCGCTGTCCCTCCTGGTGGGCGACGTGTGCGGCCGCGGGGCCGAGGCGGCCGCGCTCACCGGCCTGGCCCGGCACACCCTGCGCACGCTGCTGGAGGACGACCTCGCGCCCGCCGCGGCGCTGACCCGGCTCAACTGCGCGCTGCGGACCGCGAACTCGCGGAAGTTCGTCACCGGCGTGGTGCTGTCCCTGACCCCGGCCGCGGACGGCGCCTTCGAGGCCCGGATCGCCAACGCCGGCCACCCGCAGGCGCTGGTGCTGCGCGCGGACGGGACGGTCGCGCCGCTGGGCGGCACCGGCGGGCTGCTGCTCGGCGTGCTCGACGACTACCAGCTGGCCGAGTCCACCGACGTGCTGCGCCCCGGGGACACCGCGGTGCTGCTGACCGACGGGATCACCGAGTCCCGCTCGCCCGACGGCGCGTTCTTCGAGGACCGGCTCGCCGCCGCCCTCGGCGGCCTGGCCGGGCTCCCGCCGGAGGGCGTGGTCACCGGGCTGGCGCGGGCGGCGATCGGCTTCGGCCGGGGCTCGGCGGACGACATGGCGGTGCTGGCGATGCGGGTGGCGCCCGGAGTGCGACCGGGCGGCGACGGAGAAGGGAACGTGGCGTGA
- a CDS encoding ATP-binding protein: MAEETGDTWLSERAREAETAAAGGFDLADCVREPIHLLGGVQSFGVLLAVDPLDGTVRAVSDNAADHLGRPAAELVGGPALDLVGAEVLAEAQDAGAAALLLTARARPAGTDRPFDVGAHRRDGLLVLELEPCAERPEAGPGFARRVQQALLRIQRCTTVAECCEAAVREVRLLTGYARVVAYRFEDAEGPGEVVAEDRAAHLEPWLGLWFPASDIPPQARRLYRHNWIRVIGDVDDRTAALHPAPRETGAPPLDLSAAALRTVSSYHLEYLRNIGVRSSMSVSVLSDDALWGLVACHGEEPRWLPPDVRAACELFGSALSVQLAAAADRERSAVLGRTRSLLDRLLGGEPDERAPSLHAFAGLLAGLLDADGLVIEQAAETTVEGPHPGGRTLSRLRALAAGLRPTGAWHTDRWAEALAEARGGRDGAQGPDAGEGVGGPDAPAGVLLLPLGDGFLAWWRRERTTDRTWAADPAVPVRLGPRGERLTPRGSTEVFRAVVRGRSLPWDDTDLAVAHEAARAIAGLLARHAAWTAVFTRRLERSNADLGAFAHAAAHDLKEPLRGISNAASFVIEDVGDTLDGVSRRHLETVRRLTVRMDGLLDSLLRYSQVSEVGLRRLPVPLDEALEHALDVAGPRLAEQGVRVLRGDLPVVHADPERLQEVLVNLLVNAAKYARPDGPRTVEVTVERRPGPDGGPEREAVVVRDNGIGVPAAQRELVFGLFRRLHRPAEHGGGSGAGLAIVRRIVERHGGAVWLDDAPGGGTAVCFTLSGEPPAHDGPGTQ, encoded by the coding sequence GTGGCCGAAGAGACCGGGGACACCTGGCTGTCCGAACGCGCCCGGGAGGCCGAGACCGCCGCCGCGGGCGGGTTCGACCTGGCCGACTGCGTCCGGGAGCCCATCCACCTGCTCGGCGGCGTCCAGTCGTTCGGGGTGCTGCTCGCGGTCGACCCGCTCGACGGCACCGTCCGCGCCGTCTCCGACAACGCCGCCGACCACCTGGGCCGTCCCGCCGCGGAGCTCGTCGGCGGCCCGGCCCTGGACCTGGTCGGCGCCGAGGTGCTCGCCGAGGCGCAGGACGCCGGGGCGGCGGCCCTGCTGCTCACCGCCCGGGCCCGGCCCGCCGGCACCGACCGGCCGTTCGACGTCGGCGCGCACCGCCGGGACGGGCTGCTGGTGCTGGAGCTCGAACCCTGCGCCGAACGGCCCGAGGCCGGCCCCGGGTTCGCCCGCCGCGTCCAGCAGGCGCTGCTGCGCATCCAGCGGTGCACCACGGTGGCGGAGTGCTGCGAGGCCGCGGTGCGCGAGGTGCGGCTGCTCACCGGCTACGCGCGCGTGGTCGCCTACCGCTTCGAGGACGCCGAGGGCCCCGGCGAGGTGGTCGCCGAGGACCGGGCCGCGCACCTGGAACCCTGGCTCGGGCTGTGGTTCCCGGCCAGCGACATCCCGCCGCAGGCCCGGCGGCTCTACCGGCACAACTGGATCAGGGTCATCGGCGACGTCGACGACCGCACCGCCGCGCTGCACCCGGCCCCCCGGGAGACCGGCGCCCCACCGCTCGACCTGTCCGCCGCGGCGCTGCGCACCGTCTCCTCGTACCACCTGGAGTACCTGCGCAACATCGGCGTGCGCTCCTCGATGTCCGTCTCGGTCCTCTCCGACGACGCCCTGTGGGGGCTGGTCGCCTGCCACGGCGAGGAGCCGCGCTGGCTCCCGCCCGACGTGCGGGCGGCCTGCGAGCTGTTCGGCAGCGCCCTGTCCGTGCAGCTCGCGGCGGCCGCGGACCGCGAGCGCTCCGCGGTGCTCGGCCGGACCAGGAGCCTGCTGGACCGCCTGCTCGGCGGGGAGCCCGACGAGCGGGCCCCGTCGCTGCACGCCTTCGCCGGGCTGCTGGCCGGGCTGCTCGACGCGGACGGCCTGGTCATCGAACAGGCCGCGGAGACCACCGTCGAGGGGCCGCACCCCGGCGGCCGGACGCTGTCCCGGCTGCGGGCGCTCGCCGCCGGCCTGCGGCCCACCGGGGCCTGGCACACCGACCGGTGGGCGGAGGCGCTCGCCGAGGCCCGCGGCGGACGGGACGGCGCGCAGGGCCCGGACGCCGGCGAGGGCGTCGGGGGCCCGGACGCCCCCGCGGGCGTGCTGCTGCTGCCGCTGGGGGACGGTTTCCTCGCCTGGTGGCGCAGGGAGCGGACCACCGACCGGACCTGGGCCGCCGATCCCGCGGTGCCCGTCCGGCTGGGACCGCGCGGCGAGCGGTTGACGCCGCGCGGTTCCACGGAGGTGTTCCGGGCGGTCGTCCGGGGCCGCAGCCTCCCGTGGGACGACACGGACCTGGCGGTCGCCCACGAGGCGGCCCGGGCGATCGCCGGGCTGCTGGCCCGGCACGCCGCGTGGACCGCGGTCTTCACCCGGCGGCTGGAGCGCAGCAACGCCGACCTCGGCGCCTTCGCCCACGCCGCCGCCCACGACCTCAAGGAACCCCTGCGCGGGATCTCCAACGCCGCCAGCTTCGTGATCGAGGACGTCGGCGACACGCTGGACGGCGTCAGCCGCCGCCACCTGGAGACCGTGCGCAGGCTGACCGTCCGGATGGACGGCCTGCTCGACTCGCTGCTGCGGTACTCGCAGGTGAGCGAGGTCGGGCTGCGCCGCCTCCCGGTCCCGCTGGACGAGGCCCTGGAGCACGCCCTGGACGTCGCCGGGCCCCGGCTGGCCGAGCAGGGCGTCCGGGTGCTGCGCGGCGACCTGCCGGTCGTCCACGCCGATCCCGAGCGCCTCCAGGAGGTCCTGGTCAACCTGCTGGTGAACGCCGCCAAGTACGCCCGCCCGGACGGGCCGCGCACCGTCGAGGTCACGGTGGAGCGCCGCCCGGGCCCGGACGGCGGCCCGGAGCGGGAGGCGGTGGTGGTGCGCGACAACGGGATCGGCGTGCCGGCCGCCCAGCGCGAGCTGGTGTTCGGGCTGTTCCGCAGGCTGCACCGGCCGGCCGAGCACGGCGGCGGCTCCGGCGCCGGGCTGGCCATCGTGCGCCGCATCGTCGAACGGCACGGCGGTGCGGTCTGGCTGGACGACGCCCCCGGGGGCGGCACCGCGGTCTGCTTCACCCTCTCCGGGGAGCCGCCCGCGCACGACGGGCCCGGTACCCAGTAG
- a CDS encoding STAS domain-containing protein, translated as MDVDESTGGTVAGAALTGELRTTDGGAVVCALHGDLDLDGVGAARALFARAAAERPALLAVDLSGVGFCDSSGLNLLLQLRLDAQRDGFALRIAAPPAQLRRLLEITGATAVLAPVDSLEAALA; from the coding sequence GTGGACGTCGACGAGAGCACCGGCGGCACCGTGGCCGGGGCGGCCCTCACCGGGGAGCTCCGGACAACGGACGGCGGCGCCGTGGTGTGCGCCCTGCACGGGGACCTCGACCTGGACGGCGTCGGCGCGGCCCGCGCGCTGTTCGCCCGCGCCGCGGCGGAGCGGCCGGCGCTGCTCGCCGTGGACCTCTCCGGGGTCGGGTTCTGCGACTCCTCCGGCCTGAACCTGCTGCTCCAGCTGCGGCTGGACGCGCAACGGGACGGCTTCGCGCTGCGGATCGCCGCCCCTCCGGCGCAGCTGCGCCGACTGCTGGAGATCACCGGCGCCACCGCCGTCCTGGCCCCGGTCGACAGCCTGGAGGCGGCCCTCGCCTGA
- a CDS encoding sucrase ferredoxin, translated as MSTCTTLSRELTEPLGATAATATTWLLLEQSGPWGAQALTGSHLDPGLGAALERATEGTGVRIALIRRPGRHADTDTTARHEVLVAHTSPVDPWVRRGHLAAPADLLGLDFAALGAGDHGSFGTPHVGGPIALVCTNGRRDRCCALLGRPLAAEIAASGHSEVWEVTHLGGHRFSPTMLVLPHGYAYGRLTPESAKEVLAATAAGQTVPAHSRGRSYWPRPAQAAEQAVRELTGECAADALTLRQHPGGSPWTVEVQHADGRRWRATVAESASEPPRPESCGKAPGTPSRMDVVDLAELAPAAR; from the coding sequence GTGAGCACCTGTACCACGCTGTCGCGCGAACTGACCGAACCGCTGGGCGCCACCGCGGCCACCGCCACCACCTGGCTGCTGCTCGAACAGTCCGGCCCCTGGGGGGCGCAGGCGCTCACCGGCAGCCACCTCGACCCCGGGCTCGGCGCCGCGCTGGAGCGCGCCACCGAGGGCACCGGCGTCCGGATCGCCCTGATCCGCCGCCCGGGGCGGCACGCCGACACCGACACCACCGCCCGGCACGAGGTGCTGGTCGCCCACACCTCCCCCGTCGACCCGTGGGTGCGCCGCGGGCACCTCGCCGCCCCCGCCGACCTGCTCGGCCTCGACTTCGCCGCCCTCGGCGCCGGCGACCACGGCTCCTTCGGCACCCCGCACGTCGGCGGCCCGATCGCCCTGGTGTGCACCAACGGCCGCCGCGACCGCTGCTGCGCCCTGCTCGGCCGCCCGCTCGCCGCCGAGATCGCCGCGTCCGGCCACAGCGAGGTCTGGGAGGTCACCCACCTCGGCGGCCACCGCTTCTCCCCCACCATGCTGGTGCTGCCGCACGGCTACGCGTACGGGCGGCTCACCCCGGAGTCCGCGAAGGAGGTGCTGGCCGCGACCGCCGCCGGCCAGACCGTCCCCGCGCACTCCCGCGGCCGCTCCTACTGGCCGCGCCCGGCCCAGGCCGCCGAGCAGGCCGTCCGCGAGCTGACCGGCGAGTGCGCGGCCGACGCCCTGACGCTGCGCCAGCACCCCGGCGGCTCGCCCTGGACGGTCGAGGTCCAGCACGCCGACGGCCGCCGCTGGCGGGCTACCGTCGCCGAGTCCGCGAGCGAGCCGCCCCGGCCCGAGAGCTGCGGCAAGGCCCCGGGCACCCCGTCCCGGATGGACGTGGTGGATCTCGCCGAACTGGCGCCCGCCGCCCGCTGA